Proteins co-encoded in one Methylobacterium sp. WL1 genomic window:
- a CDS encoding nicotinate phosphoribosyltransferase: MIDLAKRVYDHSFRIDPIVRSLLDTDFYKLLMAQTILRRHPQIDTTFGITNRTKRIRIADEVDAGLLREQLDHARSLRLSKGEVTWLRGNVFRGQGRILGPEFVAWFEGFQLPDYELAVHDGQYELTFHGPWIETTMWEVPALAILNELRARAVLRGLGKLDLQVLYARAMTRVWEKIQRLQRLPDLSVADFGTRRRHGFLWQDWCVQAMAEGLGPAFLGTSNCLIAARQEVEPVGTNAHELPMVYAALAEDDAALAAAPYAVLADWQEDYDGNLRVILPDTYGTTGFLANAPDWVSDWTGIRIDSKDPIAGGEEVIRFWRERAYDPADKLAIFSDGLDIDEIERIHAHFHGRMRIGYGWGTLLTNDFRGLLPDGKLDPVSVVCKVVEANGRPTVKLSDNPTKAQGPEDEIARYRRVFGVGEQDALPVLV, encoded by the coding sequence ATGATTGATCTGGCGAAGCGGGTCTACGATCACAGCTTCCGCATCGACCCGATCGTGCGGTCCCTGCTCGACACCGATTTCTACAAGCTGCTGATGGCGCAGACGATCCTGCGCCGGCATCCGCAGATCGACACCACCTTCGGGATCACCAACCGCACCAAGCGCATCCGCATCGCCGACGAGGTCGATGCCGGGCTGCTGCGCGAGCAGCTCGACCACGCCCGCAGCCTGCGGCTCAGCAAGGGCGAAGTGACCTGGCTGCGCGGCAACGTGTTCCGCGGCCAGGGGCGGATCCTGGGCCCCGAATTCGTCGCGTGGTTCGAGGGCTTCCAGTTGCCGGACTACGAGCTCGCGGTCCATGACGGCCAGTACGAGCTGACCTTCCACGGTCCCTGGATCGAGACCACGATGTGGGAGGTCCCGGCGCTCGCGATCCTCAACGAACTCCGTGCGCGCGCGGTGCTGCGCGGCCTCGGCAAGCTCGACCTGCAGGTGCTCTACGCGCGCGCCATGACCCGGGTCTGGGAGAAGATCCAGCGGCTGCAGCGGTTGCCGGACCTGTCGGTGGCGGATTTCGGCACGCGGCGGCGCCACGGCTTCCTGTGGCAGGATTGGTGCGTTCAGGCGATGGCCGAGGGACTTGGCCCCGCATTCCTGGGCACCTCGAATTGCCTGATCGCGGCGCGGCAGGAGGTCGAGCCCGTGGGCACCAACGCCCACGAATTGCCGATGGTCTACGCGGCGCTCGCCGAGGACGATGCGGCGCTGGCCGCCGCGCCCTACGCGGTGCTGGCCGACTGGCAGGAGGATTACGACGGCAACCTGCGGGTCATCCTGCCCGACACCTACGGCACCACCGGCTTCCTGGCGAACGCCCCGGACTGGGTGAGCGACTGGACCGGGATCCGCATCGATTCGAAGGACCCGATCGCGGGCGGCGAGGAGGTGATCCGGTTCTGGCGAGAGCGCGCCTACGATCCCGCGGACAAACTCGCGATCTTCTCCGACGGCCTCGACATCGACGAGATCGAGCGCATCCACGCCCATTTCCACGGGCGCATGCGCATCGGCTACGGCTGGGGCACCCTGCTCACCAACGATTTCCGCGGCCTCCTGCCGGACGGCAAACTCGATCCGGTCTCGGTGGTCTGCAAGGTCGTGGAGGCGAACGGCCGCCCCACCGTCAAGCTGTCCGACAACCCCACCAAGGCGCAGGGACCGGAGGACGAGATCGCCCGCTACCGCCGGGTGTTTGGGGTCGGCGAGCAGGACGCGCTGCCGGTGCTGGTGTGA
- a CDS encoding MmgE/PrpD family protein: protein MTFNRRALIGAASLALAAPAVQRVQAADAVDPAKRPAAKAPPPVTKILAQWILASSYDTLPETVRREGVRSFLNWVGVAIGGSHHETVDVAVSALQPFSGPPQAGLFGRSERFDIMNAAFLSGVASHIFDFDDTHLKTIIHPAGPVASAILAYAQMKPVSGKDFLDALVVGIETECRIGNAVYPNHYDAGWHITGTCGPFGAAAAVGKLMGLTEQQMVYALGLAASQPVGLRESFGSMNKSFNPGRAASNGLFAAILAAKGFTSSDGMIEAKRGWANTISTKQDWSEIIDGLGTRYEALLNTYKPFACGIVMHPTIDAGVQIRDQDHVRPEDIARVDLKVHPLVLELTGKTAPKTGLEGKFSIYHATAIALVEGAGGEKQFSDRAVNDPRVVALRQKVVPVITPGIDAVQVDMTVTLNDGRSFHRRIEHAIGSVETPMSDAQLEAKFTDLAAGILPDAQAKRVMQMCWSLPELKDVGEVARAGVQGA from the coding sequence ATGACCTTCAATCGCCGCGCGCTCATCGGCGCCGCAAGCCTCGCCCTGGCGGCGCCGGCCGTGCAAAGGGTGCAGGCCGCCGATGCCGTCGACCCCGCGAAGAGGCCGGCCGCCAAGGCGCCGCCGCCCGTTACGAAAATCCTCGCGCAGTGGATCCTGGCCTCGTCCTACGACACCCTGCCCGAAACGGTCCGCCGTGAGGGCGTGCGCAGCTTCCTCAACTGGGTCGGCGTGGCGATCGGCGGCTCGCACCACGAGACCGTGGACGTTGCGGTCTCGGCGCTGCAGCCGTTCTCGGGGCCGCCGCAGGCCGGGCTGTTCGGCCGGTCGGAGCGGTTCGACATCATGAACGCCGCCTTCCTGAGCGGCGTGGCGAGCCACATCTTCGACTTTGACGACACCCACCTCAAGACGATCATCCATCCGGCCGGGCCGGTCGCGTCGGCGATCCTGGCCTATGCCCAGATGAAGCCGGTCTCGGGCAAGGACTTCCTCGATGCACTGGTGGTCGGAATCGAGACCGAGTGCCGGATCGGCAACGCGGTCTACCCGAACCACTACGATGCCGGCTGGCACATCACGGGCACCTGCGGGCCGTTCGGCGCCGCTGCGGCAGTCGGCAAGCTGATGGGGCTGACCGAGCAGCAGATGGTCTACGCGCTGGGGCTCGCCGCCTCGCAGCCGGTGGGCCTGCGCGAATCGTTCGGCTCGATGAACAAGAGCTTCAACCCGGGCCGGGCGGCCTCGAACGGCCTGTTCGCGGCGATCCTGGCCGCGAAGGGCTTCACGTCGTCGGACGGCATGATCGAGGCCAAGCGCGGCTGGGCCAACACCATCTCGACAAAGCAGGACTGGTCCGAGATCATCGACGGCCTCGGCACCCGCTACGAGGCCCTGCTCAACACCTACAAGCCGTTCGCCTGCGGGATCGTCATGCACCCGACGATCGATGCCGGCGTGCAGATCCGCGATCAGGACCACGTCCGGCCGGAGGACATCGCCCGGGTCGACCTCAAGGTCCACCCGCTGGTGCTCGAGCTGACCGGCAAGACCGCGCCGAAGACCGGCCTGGAGGGCAAGTTCAGCATCTACCACGCGACCGCGATCGCCCTCGTGGAGGGCGCGGGCGGCGAGAAGCAGTTCAGCGACAGGGCCGTGAACGACCCGCGCGTCGTGGCTCTGCGCCAGAAGGTGGTGCCGGTGATCACCCCGGGCATCGACGCCGTGCAGGTCGACATGACCGTGACGCTGAACGACGGGCGCAGCTTCCACCGCCGGATCGAGCACGCGATCGGCAGCGTCGAGACGCCGATGTCGGACGCGCAGCTGGAGGCGAAGTTCACCGACCTCGCCGCCGGGATCCTGCCGGACGCCCAGGCCAAGCGGGTGATGCAGATGTGCTGGTCGCTCCCCGAATTGAAGGACGTGGGGGAGGTGGCCCGGGCCGGGGTCCAGGGGGCGTAA
- a CDS encoding AI-2E family transporter, translated as MASTQPGPLETLGTLLSPVLQPLATVGIVFVVLLFVLMQREDLRDRMIRLAGSSDLHRTTGAIDDAAGRLSRYFVVQLALNTAFGVVIGIGLYVIGVPNPVLWAIFAALMRFVPYIGAFLSAILPITLAAAVDPGWNMMIAVTILFLILEPLTGQVFEPIVYGQSTGLSPLAVLVSALFWTWLWGPVGLLLSTPLTVCLVVLGRHVEHLEFLDVLFGDRPALTPVQNFYQRILAGDSEEVLGHAELILQQCSLSSYYDEVVLKALELAARDAARGVLTAQQKGAMRTALGELIADLSERGDATAESTGEGGEHACSPMPVGPAPDALPEAWTRAGAVLCISGRGFLDGAAAAILAQILEKRGIGVRTVPFSDAATARIGRFEPGPARMACVVSLALNGEPTHLRRLVGRLQARMPGVPVLLGLWLAQNGQSDRVARVPDGSTEASGQVASLREALEAVLAAVQADIAGTAAPAAGAEARLPEPAEA; from the coding sequence GTGGCCTCGACCCAGCCGGGGCCGCTCGAGACGCTCGGCACCCTGCTGTCGCCGGTGCTGCAGCCGCTGGCCACGGTGGGCATCGTCTTCGTGGTGCTGCTGTTCGTCCTGATGCAGCGCGAGGACCTGCGCGACCGCATGATCCGGCTCGCGGGCTCCAGCGACCTGCACCGCACCACCGGGGCGATCGACGACGCGGCCGGGCGCCTCAGCCGCTACTTCGTGGTGCAGCTCGCCCTCAACACCGCCTTCGGGGTCGTGATCGGGATCGGCCTCTACGTCATCGGCGTGCCGAACCCGGTGCTGTGGGCGATCTTCGCGGCGCTGATGCGGTTCGTGCCCTACATCGGCGCGTTCCTGTCGGCGATCCTGCCGATCACGCTCGCCGCCGCGGTCGATCCCGGCTGGAACATGATGATCGCGGTGACGATCCTGTTCCTCATCCTGGAGCCGCTGACCGGCCAGGTGTTCGAGCCGATCGTCTACGGCCAGTCCACCGGGCTCTCGCCGCTCGCGGTGCTGGTCTCGGCCCTGTTCTGGACCTGGCTGTGGGGGCCCGTGGGCCTGCTGCTGTCGACGCCGCTCACCGTCTGCCTGGTGGTGCTGGGACGGCACGTCGAACATCTCGAATTCCTGGACGTGCTGTTCGGCGACCGGCCGGCGCTCACGCCCGTGCAGAATTTCTACCAGCGCATCCTGGCCGGCGATTCTGAGGAGGTGCTGGGCCATGCCGAGCTGATCCTGCAGCAATGCTCGCTCTCGTCCTACTACGACGAGGTGGTGCTCAAGGCGCTCGAACTCGCCGCCCGCGACGCGGCGCGGGGCGTGCTGACCGCCCAGCAGAAGGGCGCGATGCGCACCGCCCTGGGCGAGCTGATCGCCGACCTGTCCGAGCGCGGCGACGCCACCGCCGAAAGCACGGGGGAGGGTGGCGAGCACGCCTGCAGCCCGATGCCGGTCGGCCCGGCCCCGGATGCGCTGCCGGAAGCCTGGACCCGCGCGGGCGCGGTGCTCTGCATCTCCGGACGCGGCTTCCTCGACGGCGCGGCGGCCGCGATCCTGGCCCAGATCCTGGAGAAGCGCGGGATCGGCGTCCGCACCGTGCCGTTCTCAGACGCCGCCACGGCGCGGATCGGACGGTTCGAGCCGGGCCCGGCCCGGATGGCCTGCGTCGTCTCGCTGGCGCTGAACGGCGAGCCGACGCACCTGCGCCGGCTGGTCGGGCGGCTGCAGGCGCGGATGCCCGGCGTACCGGTCCTGCTCGGCTTGTGGCTGGCCCAGAACGGCCAGTCGGACCGGGTGGCGCGCGTGCCGGACGGCTCCACCGAGGCGTCCGGACAGGTCGCGTCCTTGCGCGAGGCGCTCGAGGCGGTGCTGGCCGCCGTGCAGGCGGATATCGCGGGCACGGCAGCGCCCGCGGCCGGCGCCGAGGCGCGGTTGCCGGAACCCGCGGAGGCGTGA
- the hisN gene encoding histidinol-phosphatase produces MSVVELGRFMDDLAEASGQAILPFFRAAFGLDDKARGGAPFDPVTEADRAAETVLRRMIAQTFPGHGILGEEFGSERTDAECVWVLDPIDGTRAFIAGLPTWGTLIGLTRNGVPVRGLMHQPYLGERFTGDGRNACLRGPAGERTLRGRRCGELSQAILATTDPRLFAGGEEADRFRDLEGRVRMSRYGTDCYAYCMLAAGQIDLVVEAGLKPYDIVALIPIVEGAGGRVTAWDGGSAAGGGRVVAAADPRLHEAALRVLNP; encoded by the coding sequence ATGAGCGTCGTCGAACTCGGACGGTTCATGGACGATCTCGCGGAGGCGTCCGGCCAGGCGATCCTGCCGTTCTTCCGCGCCGCGTTCGGCCTCGACGACAAGGCGCGGGGCGGCGCACCGTTCGATCCGGTCACCGAGGCCGACCGCGCAGCCGAGACCGTGCTCCGCCGGATGATCGCCCAGACCTTCCCGGGCCACGGCATCCTGGGCGAAGAGTTCGGCTCCGAGCGCACCGACGCCGAGTGCGTCTGGGTGCTCGACCCGATCGACGGGACCCGCGCCTTCATCGCCGGCCTGCCGACCTGGGGCACGCTGATCGGGCTCACGCGTAACGGCGTGCCGGTGCGCGGGCTGATGCACCAGCCCTATCTCGGCGAGCGCTTCACCGGCGACGGCCGCAACGCCTGCCTGCGCGGCCCCGCCGGCGAGCGCACCCTGCGCGGCCGCCGCTGCGGAGAACTCAGCCAGGCCATCCTGGCCACCACCGACCCGCGCCTGTTCGCGGGCGGCGAGGAGGCCGACCGCTTCCGCGATCTGGAGGGCCGCGTGCGGATGTCCCGCTACGGCACCGATTGCTACGCCTACTGCATGCTCGCCGCCGGCCAGATCGACCTCGTGGTCGAGGCCGGCCTGAAGCCCTACGACATCGTCGCGCTGATCCCGATCGTCGAGGGCGCGGGCGGACGCGTCACAGCCTGGGACGGCGGCTCGGCCGCAGGCGGCGGGCGCGTCGTGGCGGCGGCCGACCCACGCCTCCACGAGGCCGCGCTGAGGGTGCTGAACCCGTGA
- a CDS encoding YcjX family protein, which translates to MPLTDLAARAGSAVKAFAEASHDLLIQPTLRLGVTGLARSGKTVFTTALIHHLVEAHALPAFAPAQEGRLRRARLVPQPDDDVPRFPYEEHFGTLTEARRWPRSTDRISQFRLEIAYERAAGWRSGPATLMLDVVDYPGEWLLDLALIETGYTAWSRATINGTRRPGRTAVAAPWLEALKGFDPHGPLDEVAAERASDAFKAYLAALRAGPESVATTPPGRFLMPGDLAGSPALTFAPLDNLTGSIPPDSLAGLMERRFEAYKAKVVTPFFRDHFQRVDRQIVLVDVLAAVDAGATALAELEEALDAVLLSLNIGRNTVLSKLFAPRADRVLFAATKADHLHQTSHDRLDALLRLLVSRSMRRTEAAGARVGTVALASVRATRETTVHDGSEVLRAVAGTPEAGETVGDEVFDGNSEAAVFPGELPARAEAVLEGAVAPGSLRFPRFRPPLIRPDGLGRAGHLPQIRLDRAMQFLIGDRLG; encoded by the coding sequence GTGCCCCTGACCGACCTTGCCGCACGCGCCGGCTCGGCCGTCAAAGCCTTCGCCGAAGCCTCGCACGACCTGCTGATCCAGCCGACCTTGCGGCTCGGGGTCACCGGGCTCGCGCGGTCCGGCAAGACCGTGTTCACCACGGCGCTGATCCACCACCTCGTGGAGGCGCACGCGCTGCCGGCGTTCGCGCCCGCGCAGGAGGGCCGCCTCCGTCGCGCCCGGCTGGTGCCGCAGCCCGACGACGACGTGCCGCGCTTCCCCTACGAGGAGCATTTCGGCACCCTCACGGAGGCCCGGCGCTGGCCGCGCTCCACCGACAGGATCAGCCAGTTCCGCCTGGAGATCGCCTACGAGCGCGCCGCAGGCTGGCGCAGCGGGCCGGCGACCCTGATGCTCGACGTGGTCGATTACCCCGGCGAATGGCTGCTCGACCTCGCGCTGATCGAGACCGGCTACACCGCCTGGTCCCGGGCCACGATCAACGGCACCCGCCGGCCGGGCCGGACCGCGGTGGCGGCGCCGTGGCTCGAGGCGCTCAAGGGCTTCGATCCGCACGGCCCCCTCGACGAAGTCGCGGCCGAGCGCGCCAGCGACGCGTTCAAGGCTTATCTGGCGGCCCTGCGCGCCGGCCCGGAATCGGTCGCCACGACGCCGCCGGGGCGCTTCCTGATGCCCGGCGACCTCGCGGGCTCGCCGGCGCTGACCTTCGCGCCGCTCGATAATCTCACCGGCAGCATCCCCCCGGACAGCCTGGCCGGGCTGATGGAGCGGCGCTTCGAAGCCTACAAGGCCAAGGTCGTCACCCCGTTCTTCCGCGACCATTTCCAGCGGGTCGACCGGCAGATCGTGCTGGTGGACGTGCTCGCCGCCGTCGATGCCGGGGCCACCGCCCTGGCGGAGCTGGAGGAGGCGCTGGACGCGGTGCTGCTCAGCCTCAACATCGGGCGCAACACGGTGCTGTCGAAGCTGTTCGCGCCCCGAGCCGACCGGGTTCTGTTCGCCGCCACCAAGGCCGACCACCTCCACCAGACCAGCCACGACCGGCTCGACGCGCTGCTGCGCCTGCTGGTTTCCCGCTCCATGCGGCGGACCGAGGCCGCGGGCGCCCGGGTCGGCACCGTGGCGCTCGCCTCCGTGCGCGCCACCCGCGAGACCACGGTTCATGACGGCTCCGAGGTTCTCCGCGCGGTCGCGGGCACGCCCGAGGCCGGCGAGACGGTGGGCGACGAGGTCTTCGACGGCAACAGCGAGGCCGCCGTGTTCCCGGGCGAACTCCCCGCCCGCGCGGAAGCGGTGCTGGAGGGCGCCGTCGCCCCCGGGTCGCTCCGCTTCCCCCGCTTCCGCCCGCCGCTGATCCGCCCGGACGGCCTCGGCCGCGCCGGCCACCTGCCGCAGATCCGGCTGGACCGGGCGATGCAGTTTTTGATCGGTGACAGGCTCGGGTGA
- a CDS encoding TIGR01620 family protein: MSSGQKPRAFRINPEPPPGPGVATMPLAPRPEQARIFEEPFEIVDAADGVAVPVAPRRGSPWGALFLTAAGGLVSLGIGLSIERMIADLFQAAPWLGWVALALLGLAGLALLAIVVRELAGLRRERKIERLRQSAIDALGSRDHTGAQAVVQALSTFYADRESLAPGRARIDAAADAILDVDDRIGLAEHELLAGLDRQARNAIAAAAKQVSAVTALSPRAIVDVAFVVFAAVRLLRRIAAIYGGRPGFLGFLRLARAAVAHLTITGGMAVGESVMQQVLGLGIAARVSAKLGEGVLNGLMTARFGLAALNVCRPLPFVREAPPRLADVAGELLRSAEPESK; this comes from the coding sequence ATGTCCTCAGGCCAGAAACCCCGAGCCTTCCGGATCAATCCCGAGCCGCCGCCGGGGCCGGGCGTGGCCACGATGCCGCTCGCGCCCCGGCCGGAACAGGCCCGGATCTTCGAGGAGCCGTTCGAGATCGTCGACGCGGCCGACGGCGTCGCGGTGCCGGTTGCGCCGCGCCGGGGCTCGCCCTGGGGGGCGCTGTTCCTGACCGCGGCGGGGGGATTGGTCTCGCTGGGGATCGGCCTGTCGATCGAGCGGATGATCGCAGACCTGTTCCAGGCCGCGCCCTGGCTCGGCTGGGTGGCGCTCGCCCTGCTCGGGCTGGCCGGTCTGGCGCTCCTGGCGATCGTCGTCCGGGAGCTGGCCGGCCTGCGGCGCGAGCGGAAGATCGAGCGCCTGCGCCAATCGGCCATCGACGCGCTCGGCAGCCGCGACCATACCGGCGCGCAGGCGGTGGTGCAGGCGCTCTCGACCTTTTACGCCGATCGCGAATCCCTGGCGCCCGGCCGCGCCCGGATCGACGCCGCCGCCGACGCGATCCTCGACGTGGACGACCGGATCGGGCTGGCCGAGCACGAGTTGCTGGCGGGTCTCGACCGGCAGGCGCGTAACGCCATCGCGGCGGCGGCCAAGCAGGTCTCGGCGGTCACGGCGCTGAGCCCGCGGGCGATCGTCGACGTGGCGTTCGTAGTCTTCGCCGCCGTGCGGCTGCTGCGCCGGATCGCCGCCATCTACGGCGGACGCCCGGGATTCCTGGGCTTCCTACGGCTGGCGCGGGCGGCGGTCGCGCATCTCACCATCACGGGCGGGATGGCGGTGGGCGAGAGCGTGATGCAGCAGGTACTGGGGCTCGGGATCGCGGCCCGGGTCTCGGCCAAGCTGGGGGAGGGCGTGCTGAACGGGCTGATGACCGCCCGGTTCGGGCTGGCCGCCCTCAACGTCTGCCGGCCGCTGCCGTTCGTGCGCGAAGCGCCGCCGCGCCTGGCCGACGTAGCGGGCGAATTGCTGCGCTCGGCAGAGCCCGAATCGAAATAG
- a CDS encoding alpha/beta hydrolase, whose amino-acid sequence MKTADCDILIVPGLGGSDEDHWQARWAGRLATARVVAQDDWHAPTPEAWCGRIAEAVAAATRPVILIAHSLGVVACVEAAPRFAPGIVRGALFVACPDVEEAPDLPDSVRTFAPVPRDPLPFPSLLVASRTDPYCTYARADDFAHAWGSLTVDAGESGHINVASGHGPWPEGLMRLAGFMKGL is encoded by the coding sequence ATGAAGACGGCCGATTGCGACATCCTCATCGTCCCGGGGCTCGGAGGCTCCGACGAGGACCATTGGCAGGCCCGCTGGGCCGGCCGGCTCGCCACCGCCCGCGTGGTCGCCCAGGACGATTGGCACGCGCCGACCCCGGAGGCCTGGTGCGGACGGATCGCCGAGGCCGTCGCGGCCGCGACCCGTCCGGTGATCCTGATCGCCCACAGCCTCGGGGTCGTGGCCTGCGTCGAGGCGGCGCCGCGTTTCGCGCCGGGAATCGTGCGCGGCGCCCTGTTCGTGGCCTGCCCGGACGTCGAGGAGGCGCCCGACCTGCCCGATTCCGTGCGCACCTTCGCGCCGGTACCCCGGGACCCCCTGCCCTTCCCGTCGCTCCTGGTCGCGAGCCGCACCGACCCGTATTGCACCTACGCGCGCGCCGACGACTTCGCCCATGCCTGGGGTTCCCTCACGGTCGATGCCGGCGAATCGGGGCACATCAACGTCGCGAGCGGCCACGGGCCGTGGCCCGAGGGGCTGATGCGGCTCGCCGGGTTCATGAAAGGGCTGTAG
- a CDS encoding UV damage endonuclease UvsE translates to MRDQPRLGFCCKFVLDEPPGTHATLKAEREATLHMNLTSVTMAHLTKLEPAARRAKLAGLVAHNLDALARQIAWVGARPPIERLLRMASNVLPGYTHAIARAIYAEPEMEALVQRGLAEAGALARRLGVRLSFHPGPFCLLASRNPAAIANGLSELDYHAEIFDRMGYGGGWHPHGAHINIHVGAGDPGVAGFRETLPRASQVARDLLTVENDENVFGVEAVLQLADVVPVVLDLHHHWVQSGGEYLEPDDPRIARVRDSWRGVRPLAHISVSREAVSADCDPDALPDFPALRAAGHAVRDLAAHSDMMWNRAVNDLVARHLVWADFEIEAKAKNHASTQIARHITDPARAAIAAE, encoded by the coding sequence ATGCGCGATCAGCCACGCCTCGGATTCTGCTGCAAGTTCGTCCTGGACGAGCCGCCCGGCACCCATGCCACCCTCAAGGCGGAGCGCGAGGCCACGCTCCACATGAACCTGACCAGCGTGACCATGGCGCATCTCACCAAGCTGGAGCCCGCCGCCCGGCGGGCGAAGCTCGCCGGGCTCGTCGCCCACAATCTGGATGCGCTGGCCCGCCAGATCGCCTGGGTCGGGGCCCGGCCGCCGATCGAGCGCCTGCTGCGGATGGCGAGCAACGTCCTGCCGGGCTACACCCACGCGATCGCCCGGGCGATCTACGCGGAGCCCGAAATGGAGGCCCTGGTCCAGCGGGGGCTGGCGGAGGCCGGGGCGCTGGCGCGCCGGCTCGGCGTGCGCCTGAGCTTCCACCCGGGCCCGTTCTGCCTGCTGGCGAGCCGCAACCCGGCGGCCATCGCCAACGGCCTGTCGGAACTCGACTATCACGCCGAGATCTTCGACCGCATGGGCTACGGGGGCGGCTGGCATCCCCACGGCGCCCACATCAACATCCATGTCGGGGCCGGCGACCCGGGCGTCGCGGGCTTCCGCGAGACCCTGCCCCGGGCCAGCCAGGTGGCGCGCGACCTCCTCACCGTCGAGAACGACGAGAACGTCTTCGGGGTCGAGGCGGTGCTGCAACTCGCCGACGTCGTGCCGGTGGTGCTCGACCTGCACCATCACTGGGTGCAGAGCGGCGGCGAATATCTCGAACCCGACGATCCCCGGATCGCCCGGGTGCGGGACTCCTGGCGCGGGGTGCGGCCGCTGGCACATATCAGCGTCTCGCGCGAAGCGGTCTCGGCCGATTGCGACCCGGACGCCCTGCCCGATTTCCCGGCTTTGCGCGCGGCCGGCCACGCGGTCCGGGATCTCGCCGCCCATTCCGACATGATGTGGAACCGGGCCGTGAACGACCTCGTCGCCCGCCACCTCGTCTGGGCCGATTTCGAGATCGAGGCCAAGGCGAAGAACCACGCCTCCACGCAGATCGCCCGCCACATCACCGACCCGGCCCGGGCCGCCATCGCGGCGGAGTGA
- a CDS encoding YihY/virulence factor BrkB family protein has translation MRASPPRPGPEPDTGSVLWILMLGSALVALAATPARRRTQALSETPEPQAEPLHVDPAPPVRNTAINVGARSIVGRAAQLTAATQPERGRAADSPAEMTGAGWKDIAVRVYLEFNKDRVLAVAAGVTFYTLLSLFPAIAALVTCYGLFADVNAINEHLAQLHAVLPTGAVELIGDQIKRIAAKGSSSLSVTFFTSLLLSLWSANAAMKAMFDALNVVYEEEEKRNFLWLNIRSLTFTVGALLFIIIALNAIVVVPIVLNFLGLGSGAWLLAALRWPAVLLVLLAGLSVLYRFGPSREHARWRWVGVGSVVAGLLWLIASLLFSWYVASFGTYNETYGSLGAVIGFMTWIWISSTIVLLGGEINAELEHQTGRDTTTGAPLPLGHRRARMADTVGAAA, from the coding sequence ATGCGCGCGTCGCCTCCCCGCCCGGGTCCGGAGCCGGATACCGGCTCGGTCCTCTGGATCCTGATGCTGGGCTCGGCCCTGGTGGCGCTCGCTGCGACGCCGGCCCGGCGCCGCACGCAGGCCCTGTCCGAGACCCCGGAGCCGCAGGCCGAACCGCTGCACGTCGACCCGGCCCCACCTGTGCGCAACACGGCGATCAATGTCGGCGCACGCTCGATCGTGGGCCGCGCCGCGCAGCTCACGGCGGCGACCCAGCCCGAGCGTGGACGCGCCGCCGACAGCCCCGCCGAGATGACGGGCGCCGGCTGGAAGGACATCGCGGTCCGGGTCTACCTGGAGTTCAACAAGGACCGGGTGCTGGCCGTGGCCGCCGGGGTGACCTTCTACACCCTGCTGTCGCTGTTCCCGGCGATCGCGGCGCTGGTCACCTGCTACGGCCTGTTCGCGGACGTCAACGCGATCAACGAGCACCTTGCGCAGCTGCACGCCGTACTGCCGACCGGCGCGGTGGAGCTGATCGGCGACCAGATCAAGCGCATCGCCGCCAAGGGCAGCAGCTCCCTCAGCGTCACGTTCTTCACCAGCCTGCTGCTGTCGCTCTGGAGCGCCAACGCCGCCATGAAGGCGATGTTCGATGCCCTGAACGTGGTCTACGAGGAGGAGGAGAAGCGCAACTTCCTGTGGCTCAACATCCGCTCGCTGACCTTCACGGTGGGCGCGCTGCTGTTCATCATCATCGCGCTCAACGCGATCGTGGTGGTTCCGATCGTGCTGAACTTCCTCGGCCTCGGCTCGGGCGCCTGGCTGCTCGCGGCCCTGCGCTGGCCGGCGGTGCTGCTGGTGCTGCTCGCCGGGCTCTCGGTGCTCTACCGCTTCGGCCCGAGCCGGGAACACGCCCGCTGGCGCTGGGTCGGCGTCGGCAGCGTGGTGGCGGGGCTGCTCTGGCTGATCGCGTCCCTGCTGTTCTCCTGGTACGTCGCCAGCTTCGGCACCTACAACGAGACCTACGGCTCGCTAGGGGCGGTGATCGGCTTCATGACCTGGATCTGGATCTCGTCGACCATCGTGCTGCTCGGCGGCGAGATCAACGCCGAGCTCGAGCACCAGACCGGCCGCGACACCACCACGGGGGCGCCCCTGCCGCTCGGACACCGCCGGGCCCGGATGGCCGACACCGTGGGGGCGGCGGCGTAG
- the msrB gene encoding peptide-methionine (R)-S-oxide reductase MsrB, whose translation MADTATTSPEARSEAEWRATLTPEQYRVLREHGTERAGTSCLLAEKRPGTFTCVGCGQPLFEQGTKFESGSGWPSFFEPLEGAVETTVDRSHWMVRTEVHCARCKGHLGHVFDDGPAPTGLRYCMNGAAMTFEPAA comes from the coding sequence ATGGCCGATACCGCGACGACCAGCCCGGAGGCCCGCAGCGAGGCCGAGTGGCGGGCGACGCTCACGCCCGAGCAGTACCGGGTGCTGCGCGAGCACGGCACCGAGCGCGCCGGCACGAGCTGCCTGCTGGCCGAGAAGCGGCCCGGCACGTTCACTTGCGTCGGGTGCGGACAGCCGCTGTTCGAGCAGGGCACCAAGTTCGAGTCCGGCAGCGGCTGGCCGAGCTTCTTCGAGCCGCTGGAGGGCGCCGTCGAAACCACCGTGGACCGCAGCCACTGGATGGTCCGGACCGAGGTTCATTGCGCCCGCTGCAAGGGCCATCTCGGCCACGTCTTCGACGACGGCCCCGCCCCCACGGGCCTGCGCTACTGCATGAACGGCGCCGCCATGACCTTCGAGCCGGCGGCCTGA